One region of Enterobacter ludwigii genomic DNA includes:
- a CDS encoding DUF1176 domain-containing protein: MRYSVFLFSLFCVLFAPLVRAAPAQQAFSDWQVTCNNQNFCLARNTGEHRGLVMTLTRSAGAKTDATLRIDLGGLDAPSVNEPDIAPRLLLDNVPLKLDKPHWQLTPWHLKTDDAATITAFLKNIQEGKSLTLRDGKQVISLSGLKAALLFIDAQQKRVGSETAWIKKGDDPPLSVPPAPALKKVSVVNPTPTPLSHAELNDLLDYGTGRMNSNQCSLDPNRREVRVTALTDDKALLIVSCEAGAYNTVDLAWLVSRKKPFAARSVRLRLPFTPSDDSSEIELMNASFDEKTRELTTLALGRGLGDCGVQTRWRFDGQRFRLVRYAGEPSCDNWNGPDAWPTLWITR; this comes from the coding sequence ATGCGCTACAGTGTTTTTTTATTCTCCCTCTTCTGCGTGCTCTTCGCTCCGCTGGTGCGGGCTGCGCCTGCTCAGCAGGCATTTTCTGACTGGCAGGTGACCTGCAATAACCAGAATTTTTGCCTGGCACGTAACACGGGGGAGCATCGTGGTTTGGTCATGACGCTCACCCGAAGCGCCGGGGCGAAAACGGATGCAACGCTGCGTATCGATCTCGGCGGCCTTGACGCCCCGTCGGTTAATGAGCCGGATATTGCTCCCCGGTTGCTGCTGGATAACGTTCCCCTGAAGCTGGACAAGCCGCACTGGCAGCTCACGCCCTGGCATCTGAAAACGGACGATGCCGCCACCATTACCGCCTTTTTGAAAAACATCCAGGAAGGGAAATCCCTGACCCTGCGCGACGGCAAGCAGGTGATTTCCCTGAGCGGTCTGAAAGCGGCGTTGCTGTTCATTGATGCGCAGCAAAAGCGCGTCGGGAGCGAAACCGCGTGGATCAAGAAAGGTGACGACCCGCCGTTAAGCGTTCCACCCGCTCCAGCTTTAAAAAAGGTGTCGGTCGTCAACCCGACGCCGACGCCGCTCTCCCACGCCGAACTGAACGACCTGCTGGACTATGGTACCGGACGGATGAACAGCAACCAGTGCTCGCTGGATCCTAACCGCCGGGAAGTGCGCGTCACCGCGTTAACCGATGACAAAGCGCTGCTGATCGTCAGCTGCGAGGCGGGAGCTTATAACACCGTCGATCTGGCGTGGCTGGTATCACGTAAAAAGCCGTTCGCCGCCCGCAGCGTCAGGCTGCGTCTGCCGTTTACACCTTCAGACGACAGCAGTGAAATAGAGTTGATGAACGCCAGCTTTGATGAAAAAACGCGCGAGCTGACGACGCTCGCGCTGGGACGTGGTTTGGGCGATTGTGGCGTCCAGACGCGCTGGCGTTTTGACGGCCAGCGTTTTCGCCTGGTACGTTATGCCGGGGAGCCCAGCTGCGATAACTGGAATGGACCCGACGCCTGGCCCACGCTGTGGATCACCCGTTAG
- the aegA gene encoding formate-dependent uric acid utilization protein AegA, with translation MNRFIMANGQQCIGCRACEVACVMAHNGEQHVLSERHFHPRITVLKSGETRSPVTCRHCEAAPCAQSCPNGAISKCDDSVQVNQQKCIGCKACVVACPFGTMEIIVTPLENGGVKASANKCDLCLTRSQGPACIENCPAGVLSLATSAVLDNLAKSRRQRTASLEAQPWHAEAAREVISQTKLQRMQTTPPRGEPDKLTAAERVNHFNEIYLPFRAAQASREASRCLKCGEHSICEWTCPLHNHIPQWIERVNAGDIAGAVELSHQTNCLPEITGRVCPQDRLCEGACTLHDSAGSVTIGNIERYISDQALAMGWRPDMSGVTPVDKRVAIIGAGPAGLACADVLVRNGVSVTVYDRHPEIGGLLTFGIPAFKLDKSLLARRREIFTAMGIRFELNCEVGQDVSMSQLQDDFDALFIGVGTYRSMKAGIPHEDAPGVYDALPFLVGNTRHVMGLEATASEPFIDTHGLNVVVLGGGDTAMDCVRTALRHGAAKVTCAYRRDEANMPGSKKEVKNAKEEGAAFEFNVQPVELTRDPDGKVNGIRMLRTKLGEPDAQGRRRPVPVAGSEFVMPADAAIMAFGFNPHAMPWLQAQGVEMDDWGRIVASVESHYRYQTTNPKIFAGGDAVRGADLVVTAMAEGRHAAQGILDWLGVGAFKHH, from the coding sequence ATGAATCGTTTTATTATGGCTAACGGCCAGCAATGCATTGGGTGTCGGGCCTGCGAAGTGGCCTGCGTGATGGCGCACAACGGCGAGCAGCATGTCCTGAGCGAGCGCCATTTTCATCCTCGTATCACGGTCCTGAAATCTGGCGAGACGAGAAGCCCCGTTACCTGCCGTCACTGTGAAGCTGCGCCCTGCGCGCAAAGTTGCCCGAACGGCGCCATCAGCAAATGCGATGACAGCGTACAGGTGAATCAACAAAAATGCATTGGTTGTAAAGCCTGCGTGGTAGCGTGCCCGTTTGGCACGATGGAAATTATCGTTACCCCGCTTGAAAACGGCGGTGTGAAGGCATCGGCGAATAAGTGCGATCTCTGCCTGACGCGCTCGCAAGGCCCCGCCTGTATTGAAAATTGCCCGGCAGGTGTCCTTTCACTGGCGACGTCCGCCGTGCTGGATAATCTGGCTAAATCGCGCCGACAGCGCACGGCCAGTCTGGAGGCGCAGCCCTGGCATGCGGAGGCTGCCAGAGAGGTTATTTCGCAAACCAAACTGCAGCGGATGCAAACGACCCCGCCACGCGGTGAACCTGACAAGCTTACTGCCGCAGAACGCGTTAATCATTTTAACGAAATTTACCTGCCGTTCCGGGCTGCACAGGCCAGTCGTGAGGCATCTCGATGCCTGAAGTGCGGAGAGCACAGCATCTGCGAGTGGACCTGTCCGCTGCACAACCATATCCCGCAGTGGATTGAGCGCGTCAATGCGGGGGATATTGCGGGTGCCGTTGAGCTTTCTCATCAGACCAACTGTTTACCCGAAATTACCGGCCGCGTCTGCCCGCAGGACCGATTATGTGAAGGGGCCTGCACGCTGCACGATAGCGCGGGTTCAGTCACCATTGGCAATATTGAGCGCTATATTTCTGACCAGGCGCTGGCGATGGGCTGGAGACCGGATATGAGCGGCGTTACTCCGGTGGACAAGCGGGTTGCGATTATCGGGGCAGGGCCTGCCGGGCTGGCCTGCGCCGATGTGCTGGTGCGTAATGGTGTCAGCGTGACGGTTTATGACAGGCATCCGGAAATCGGTGGTTTGCTGACCTTTGGTATCCCGGCATTCAAGCTCGACAAATCACTGCTCGCGCGGCGCAGAGAGATATTCACCGCGATGGGCATCCGCTTCGAGCTGAACTGCGAGGTGGGTCAGGACGTGTCGATGTCTCAGTTGCAGGACGACTTTGATGCGCTGTTTATTGGCGTGGGAACCTATCGCTCCATGAAAGCGGGGATCCCGCATGAAGACGCGCCAGGCGTCTATGACGCGTTGCCTTTCCTGGTGGGCAACACGCGCCACGTGATGGGGCTGGAGGCGACGGCCAGTGAACCGTTTATTGACACTCACGGGTTAAACGTCGTGGTGCTGGGTGGCGGAGACACGGCGATGGACTGCGTTCGCACCGCGCTACGCCACGGCGCGGCGAAAGTCACCTGCGCCTATCGTCGGGATGAGGCCAATATGCCGGGCTCGAAGAAGGAGGTGAAGAATGCCAAAGAAGAGGGCGCGGCGTTTGAATTTAACGTCCAGCCGGTTGAGTTGACGCGTGATCCAGACGGCAAGGTCAATGGCATCCGGATGCTGCGTACCAAACTCGGCGAACCGGATGCGCAGGGACGGCGTCGACCTGTTCCGGTGGCGGGCAGCGAGTTTGTGATGCCTGCTGATGCAGCGATCATGGCGTTTGGTTTTAATCCACACGCGATGCCGTGGCTGCAGGCGCAGGGTGTCGAAATGGATGACTGGGGGCGAATTGTGGCCTCGGTAGAGAGTCATTATCGTTACCAGACGACCAACCCGAAAATCTTCGCGGGTGGCGATGCGGTGCGTGGGGCGGATCTGGTGGTGACCGCGATGGCGGAAGGGCGTCATGCGGCACAAGGAATACTCGACTGGCTTGGGGTTGGCGCGTTCAAACATCATTAA
- the narQ gene encoding nitrate/nitrite two-component system sensor histidine kinase NarQ — MTVKRPVSGSLAWAFVSIIALSILTSSAALLTLASSQRDAEAINIAGSLRMQSYRLGYEMQGNSPSLAAHRENWQKTLSAPALEKLNRWYVPDNVKQRYQQLHVAWLEMDTRIARGDIAWYQSHIEDFVGRIDAFVLALQHYTEHKIQTVTLLSLAGALGILLLTLFTLRRIRRQVVLPLNNLVAASERIERGEFETPAPDTALPNELGQLSRAFNHMSAELHTLYRSLEASVAEKTRHLHEAHQQLEMLFKCSQALNTGQIDSLCFRHILQIVHDYTQMNYLELRTSDDWRLCEGTETSGIPLQNLPVLMQDTLYGELRWQSETDSVPLPLMRSVATMLGRGLYFNEAQKHYQQLLLMEERATIARELHDSLAQVLSYLRIQLTLLKHAVPQDNAPAQTIITDFSRELNNAWHQLRELLTTFRLTLNHANLPAALQESLDVLQSQTQAKLHLDCRLSSLALDAQKQVHLLQIVREAVLNAIKHAQASEITVSCVTSVDGTHSVSIRDNGIGIGEASEPAGHYGLNIMRERAQRLGGMLHFSQPQNGGTLVSVTFPVPTPLTGK, encoded by the coding sequence GTGACCGTTAAACGACCTGTTTCCGGCAGCCTTGCCTGGGCTTTCGTTTCGATTATTGCGTTATCTATTCTGACAAGCAGCGCTGCGCTGCTGACGCTGGCCAGTAGCCAGCGAGATGCCGAAGCCATCAACATCGCAGGTTCACTGCGCATGCAGAGCTACCGCCTGGGCTATGAGATGCAGGGAAACAGCCCGTCTCTGGCGGCGCACCGCGAGAACTGGCAGAAGACATTAAGCGCCCCGGCATTAGAAAAGTTGAACCGCTGGTACGTACCGGACAACGTCAAACAGCGCTATCAGCAGCTGCACGTCGCCTGGCTGGAGATGGATACGCGCATCGCGCGCGGCGACATCGCGTGGTATCAAAGCCACATTGAAGATTTTGTCGGCCGTATTGATGCCTTTGTGCTCGCCCTCCAGCACTACACCGAACATAAAATCCAGACGGTGACCTTGCTCTCTCTGGCTGGCGCGCTTGGGATCCTGCTACTGACGCTGTTTACCCTGCGACGCATCCGTCGTCAGGTAGTGCTGCCGCTTAACAATCTTGTCGCGGCAAGCGAGCGGATTGAGCGAGGGGAATTTGAGACCCCTGCCCCGGATACCGCACTGCCGAATGAACTGGGCCAACTCTCCCGCGCCTTCAACCATATGTCGGCCGAGTTACATACTCTCTATCGTTCGCTTGAAGCCTCGGTGGCGGAAAAGACGCGACATTTGCATGAAGCCCATCAGCAGCTCGAAATGCTGTTCAAATGCTCTCAGGCGCTGAACACCGGCCAAATTGACAGCCTGTGTTTCCGGCATATCCTGCAGATCGTCCATGACTATACGCAGATGAATTATCTGGAATTACGCACCAGCGATGACTGGCGGCTGTGTGAAGGAACAGAAACGAGCGGTATTCCACTGCAAAACCTGCCGGTGCTGATGCAGGATACGCTGTATGGTGAACTGCGCTGGCAAAGTGAGACGGACAGCGTTCCTCTCCCGCTGATGAGAAGTGTGGCGACGATGCTCGGACGCGGGCTGTACTTTAACGAGGCGCAAAAACATTACCAGCAGCTGCTGCTGATGGAAGAGCGCGCCACCATCGCCCGTGAACTCCATGATTCGCTGGCGCAGGTGCTGTCGTATCTGCGGATCCAGCTTACGCTGCTTAAACATGCGGTGCCGCAGGACAATGCCCCGGCACAAACCATCATCACCGACTTCTCCCGCGAGCTGAACAACGCCTGGCATCAACTGCGCGAGCTGCTCACCACCTTCCGCCTGACGCTTAACCACGCGAATTTACCCGCAGCACTCCAGGAGTCTCTCGACGTTCTGCAGAGCCAGACGCAGGCAAAACTGCATCTTGACTGTCGCCTCTCCTCGCTGGCGCTGGACGCGCAAAAGCAGGTGCATCTGTTGCAGATCGTGCGTGAGGCGGTGTTGAATGCGATTAAACATGCGCAAGCCAGCGAAATTACCGTGAGCTGCGTGACCTCCGTGGATGGCACGCACAGCGTCAGCATTCGTGACAACGGCATCGGGATTGGCGAAGCCAGCGAACCTGCGGGACACTACGGGTTGAATATTATGCGTGAACGCGCGCAACGGCTCGGAGGAATGCTGCACTTTTCGCAGCCGCAAAACGGCGGCACGCTGGTCAGCGTGACGTTCCCGGTCCCCACGCCGTTAACAGGTAAATAA
- a CDS encoding amino acid permease gives MSETIKRNTIGKFGLLSLTFAAVFSFNNVINNNIELGLASAPMFFLATLFYFIPFCLIIAEFVSLNKNSEAGVYAWVKSSLGGRWAFITAYTYWFVNLFFFTSLLPRVIAYASYAFLGYEYILTPFATTVLSMVLFAFSTWVSTNGAKMLGPITSVTSTLMLLLTLSYILLAGAALVGGVQPADPITVDAMIPNFNWAFLGITTWIFMAAGGAESVAVYVNDVKGGSKSFVKVIILAGIFIGVLYSISSVLINVFISSKELKFTGGSVQVFHGLAVWFGLPEVLMNRFVGLVSFTAMFGSLLMWTATPVKIFFSEIPTGIFGPKTVALNENGVPARAAWIQYLIVIPLMIIPTMGSNTAQELMNTVINMTAAASMLPPLFIMLAYLNLRRKLDHLPRDFKMGSRTMGMVVVSMLIVIFAIGFVASTFPTGGNILTIIFYNVGGIVLFLGFAWWKYSKYVKGLSKEQQQIEASPASNIH, from the coding sequence ATGTCTGAAACCATCAAACGCAATACCATCGGCAAATTCGGCCTGCTGTCGCTGACATTTGCCGCCGTGTTTAGTTTTAACAACGTTATCAATAACAATATTGAGCTGGGGCTCGCCTCCGCGCCCATGTTCTTTTTAGCCACCCTGTTCTATTTCATTCCGTTCTGCTTAATTATCGCTGAATTTGTCTCACTGAATAAAAACTCCGAAGCCGGGGTTTACGCCTGGGTGAAAAGTTCGCTGGGCGGACGCTGGGCCTTTATTACCGCCTACACCTACTGGTTCGTGAATCTGTTCTTCTTCACCTCGTTATTACCGCGCGTCATCGCCTACGCTTCATATGCTTTTTTAGGCTATGAGTACATTCTTACGCCGTTTGCTACCACGGTACTGAGTATGGTGCTGTTCGCGTTCTCAACCTGGGTCTCCACCAACGGGGCGAAAATGCTGGGGCCGATCACCTCAGTGACCTCCACACTGATGCTGCTGCTCACTCTCTCCTATATCCTTCTGGCCGGCGCCGCGCTGGTGGGTGGCGTGCAGCCAGCCGACCCGATCACCGTTGACGCAATGATCCCGAACTTCAACTGGGCCTTCCTCGGCATCACCACCTGGATATTTATGGCTGCCGGTGGCGCGGAATCCGTTGCGGTCTATGTCAACGACGTTAAAGGTGGCTCTAAATCCTTCGTGAAGGTGATTATTCTGGCGGGGATTTTCATCGGCGTGCTGTACTCCATCTCCTCGGTGTTGATTAACGTCTTTATCAGCAGTAAAGAACTGAAATTTACCGGCGGTTCGGTTCAGGTGTTCCACGGTCTGGCGGTGTGGTTTGGGCTGCCGGAAGTCCTGATGAACCGCTTTGTCGGCCTGGTTTCCTTTACTGCGATGTTCGGTTCTCTGCTGATGTGGACCGCAACGCCGGTAAAAATCTTCTTCTCTGAGATCCCAACCGGAATTTTTGGCCCAAAAACCGTGGCGCTGAACGAAAATGGCGTACCGGCCCGTGCGGCGTGGATCCAGTATCTCATTGTGATCCCGTTGATGATTATTCCCACAATGGGTTCAAATACCGCTCAGGAGCTGATGAACACCGTCATCAATATGACCGCCGCCGCCTCCATGCTGCCGCCGCTGTTCATTATGCTGGCCTACCTGAACCTGCGTCGTAAGCTCGACCACCTGCCGCGCGATTTCAAAATGGGCTCACGCACCATGGGTATGGTGGTGGTGTCGATGCTGATTGTGATTTTTGCTATCGGCTTTGTGGCCTCAACCTTCCCCACCGGTGGCAATATTCTGACGATTATTTTCTATAACGTCGGAGGGATCGTTTTATTCCTCGGATTTGCCTGGTGGAAATACAGCAAATACGTCAAAGGATTATCAAAAGAACAACAACAAATTGAAGCCTCACCAGCCTCAAATATTCATTAA
- the ygjK gene encoding alpha-glucosidase: MKFCLTPLACALVLSFSAHATTANDFKNVINRTGAPQYMHDFDADDHQRFSPFFDLGAWHGHLLPDGPQTQGGFPGVALLTEEYINFMAANFDRLSVYQNGKKVDFTLEAFSLPGALVQKLSAKDVQIEMTLRFATARTSLLETQITSKTPLDLVWDGELLEKLEAKEGKPLSDKTIDGAYPDYQRKMVPTRDGLKVTFGKVRSTWDLLTSGSSEYQVHKSIPIDTTVDGHRFISRAHISGSTTLYTTYSHLLSADDVAREQPKIRDILARPAWFMSASQTRWEGYLQKGLTNPNATPEQTRVAVKAIETLNGNWRSPGGAVRFNTVTPYVTGRWFSGNQTWPWDTWKQAFAMSHFNPDIAKENIRAVFSWQIKPDDPVRPQDAGFVPDLIAWNLSPERGGDGGNWNERNTKPSLAAWSVMEVYNTTHDKVWLAEMYPKLVAYHDWWLRNRDHNGNGVPEYGATRDKAHNTASGDMLFTVKKGDKEEPLSGLNNYARVIEKGHYDSLEIPAQVAASWESGRDDAAVFGFIDKTQLDNYVAKGGKRSDWIVKFAENRSKEGDLLGYSLLQESVDQASYMYSDNHYLAQMASLLGKEQDASHYRQLADKLATYINTCMFDANSGFYYDIRIEDKPLENGCAGKPITERGKGPEGWSPLFNGAATQEHADAVVKVMLDPKEFNTYVPLGTAALTNPAFGADIYWRGRVWVDQFWFGLKGMERYGYREQARTLADNFFKHAKGLTSDGPIQENYNPLTGAQQGAPNFSWSAAHLYMLYNDFFRRN, encoded by the coding sequence ATGAAATTCTGTCTTACGCCGCTGGCCTGCGCGCTGGTATTGAGTTTTTCAGCCCACGCCACCACGGCAAATGACTTTAAAAACGTGATTAACCGCACCGGTGCGCCGCAGTATATGCACGATTTCGACGCTGACGACCACCAGCGTTTTAGCCCCTTTTTCGATTTGGGTGCCTGGCATGGGCATCTGCTGCCTGACGGACCGCAAACCCAGGGAGGATTTCCAGGCGTAGCGCTGCTCACCGAAGAGTACATCAATTTTATGGCAGCGAATTTTGATCGCCTGAGCGTGTACCAGAACGGTAAAAAAGTGGATTTCACCCTTGAGGCTTTCAGTCTTCCCGGCGCGTTGGTGCAAAAGCTGAGCGCGAAAGATGTGCAAATCGAAATGACGCTACGTTTCGCAACCGCGCGCACCTCATTGCTAGAAACGCAGATTACGAGCAAGACGCCACTGGACCTGGTATGGGATGGCGAGCTGCTGGAAAAACTTGAGGCCAAAGAGGGCAAACCGCTTTCGGATAAGACCATAGACGGCGCGTATCCCGATTATCAGCGCAAAATGGTTCCCACCCGTGACGGCCTGAAGGTGACCTTTGGTAAAGTGCGATCCACTTGGGATCTCCTCACCTCCGGCAGTTCCGAATATCAGGTGCATAAATCAATCCCGATCGATACCACCGTCGACGGTCATCGCTTTATCAGTCGGGCACACATTTCCGGCAGCACCACGCTGTACACCACCTACTCCCATCTGTTGAGTGCTGACGACGTTGCGCGCGAGCAGCCGAAAATTCGCGATATTCTGGCGCGGCCCGCCTGGTTCATGAGCGCCTCGCAAACACGCTGGGAGGGATATTTACAAAAGGGACTCACCAACCCGAATGCGACACCAGAACAAACTCGTGTCGCGGTGAAGGCCATCGAGACGCTAAACGGTAACTGGCGTTCACCGGGTGGTGCGGTACGTTTTAACACGGTGACGCCCTACGTGACCGGACGCTGGTTCTCCGGCAACCAGACCTGGCCATGGGACACCTGGAAACAGGCGTTTGCCATGTCGCATTTCAACCCGGATATCGCCAAAGAGAACATTCGCGCGGTGTTCTCCTGGCAGATTAAACCCGACGATCCGGTGCGCCCTCAGGATGCAGGATTCGTGCCTGATCTTATCGCCTGGAACCTAAGCCCGGAACGCGGCGGTGACGGAGGCAACTGGAACGAACGAAACACCAAACCGAGCCTGGCGGCATGGTCGGTGATGGAGGTATACAACACCACACATGACAAGGTCTGGCTGGCAGAGATGTACCCTAAACTGGTGGCCTACCATGACTGGTGGCTCCGTAACCGTGACCATAATGGTAACGGTGTGCCGGAGTACGGTGCGACGCGTGACAAAGCCCATAACACCGCCAGCGGTGACATGCTGTTTACGGTGAAAAAAGGCGATAAAGAGGAACCGCTTTCCGGACTGAATAACTACGCCCGGGTAATCGAAAAAGGACATTACGACAGTCTGGAGATCCCGGCGCAGGTTGCCGCCTCGTGGGAGTCCGGACGTGATGACGCCGCCGTGTTCGGATTTATAGATAAAACGCAGCTGGATAACTATGTCGCAAAAGGCGGAAAACGCAGCGACTGGATAGTAAAGTTTGCCGAAAACCGAAGTAAAGAAGGCGATCTGCTGGGTTACTCGTTACTCCAGGAGTCCGTCGACCAGGCGAGTTATATGTACAGCGATAATCACTATCTGGCACAAATGGCGAGCCTGCTGGGTAAAGAGCAGGATGCCAGCCACTATCGCCAATTGGCGGATAAACTCGCGACCTACATCAATACCTGTATGTTCGATGCGAACAGCGGTTTTTACTATGACATTCGCATTGAGGATAAACCGCTTGAGAATGGCTGTGCGGGCAAACCTATCACCGAGCGCGGTAAAGGGCCGGAAGGCTGGTCTCCTCTGTTTAACGGTGCAGCAACCCAGGAACATGCTGATGCCGTGGTGAAGGTGATGCTGGATCCGAAAGAGTTCAACACCTATGTGCCGCTGGGTACCGCTGCACTGACCAACCCGGCATTCGGTGCGGATATCTACTGGCGTGGTCGCGTCTGGGTCGACCAGTTCTGGTTTGGACTCAAAGGGATGGAACGCTACGGCTATCGGGAACAGGCACGAACGCTGGCAGATAACTTCTTTAAGCACGCGAAGGGGTTAACGTCTGATGGTCCAATTCAGGAAAACTACAACCCGCTGACCGGGGCACAGCAAGGCGCACCCAACTTCTCGTGGAGCGCGGCACATCTGTACATGCTGTATAACGACTTTTTTCGGAGAAACTAA
- the nudK gene encoding GDP-mannose pyrophosphatase NudK has translation MTLKIDVIKDKILSENYFVLRNITYDLTRNNGEVIRHKREVYDRGNGATILLYNREKQSVVLIRQFRVATWVNGNPDGRLIETCAGLLDDDEPEVCIRKEAVEETGFEVGEVKKVFELFMSPGGVTEIVHFFIAEYSDAQRTHRGGGVEDEDIEVLELPFSRALEMMRSGEIRDGKAVILLQYLQTTGLMDTAFERM, from the coding sequence ATGACCCTGAAAATTGACGTTATCAAAGACAAAATTCTCTCTGAAAACTACTTTGTCCTGCGTAACATCACCTATGATCTTACACGTAACAACGGTGAAGTGATCCGCCACAAACGCGAGGTCTATGACCGCGGTAATGGGGCAACCATTTTGCTCTATAACCGTGAAAAGCAGAGCGTGGTGCTGATCCGTCAGTTCCGGGTTGCAACATGGGTTAATGGCAACCCTGATGGTCGTTTGATTGAAACCTGTGCCGGCCTGCTTGATGATGACGAGCCGGAAGTGTGTATCCGCAAAGAGGCCGTAGAAGAGACCGGCTTTGAAGTGGGAGAGGTCAAAAAGGTCTTCGAGCTGTTTATGTCCCCAGGCGGCGTAACGGAAATTGTGCATTTCTTCATTGCGGAATACAGCGATGCGCAGCGGACTCACCGGGGCGGTGGTGTCGAAGATGAAGATATCGAAGTGCTGGAGCTCCCCTTTTCTCGTGCGCTGGAGATGATGCGTTCAGGCGAAATCAGGGATGGCAAGGCTGTGATATTACTGCAGTATTTACAAACAACCGGGCTGATGGACACTGCTTTCGAACGGATGTAG